A part of Gossypium hirsutum isolate 1008001.06 chromosome A07, Gossypium_hirsutum_v2.1, whole genome shotgun sequence genomic DNA contains:
- the LOC107956854 gene encoding transmembrane emp24 domain-containing protein p24beta2 — MPGRKWKRSEIAWAAMGLFLWSLKVAEGVRFVIDKEECLSHDVKYEGDTVYVSFVVIKAEAPWHFSDEGVDLVIKGPSGDQIHDFRNKISEKFDFVVHKKGVYRFCFVNRSPYHETIDFDLQVGHFTYRHQHAKEEHFSPLMEQITKLEEALYNIQFEQHWIEAQTDRQAIVNDSLGRRALHKAMFESVALIAASILQVFLLKRMFERKLGTSRV; from the exons ATGCCGGGAAGAAAATGGAAGAGAAGCGAAATAGCATGGGCAGCAATGGGTTTGTTTCTATGGAGCTTAAAAGTAGCAGAAGGGGTTAGATTCGTGATAGACAAAGAAGAATGTTTATCCCATGATGTCAAGTACGAAGGAGACACTGTTTATGTCTCTTTCGTTGTAATTAAGGCCGAGGCACCTTGGCATTTTAGCGACGAAGGCGTCGATCTTGTG ATAAAGGGACCATCAGGGGACCAGATTCATGATTTTCGTAACAAAATAAGTGAAAAATTCGATTTTGTTGTCCACAAGAAAGGGGTATACCGCTTCTGCTTTGTTAACCGATCTCCATATCATGAAACCATTGATTTTGATTTACAAGTTGGGCATTTTACGTACAGACATCAGCATGCAAAAGAAG AGCATTTTAGTCCTTTGATGGAGCAGATAACAAAGTTGGAGGAAGCCCTTTACAACATCCAATTCGAACAGCATTGGATTGAGGCTCAGACTGATCGACAGGCAATAG TGAATGATAGCTTGGGGCGACGAGCACTTCACAAGGCAATGTTCGAATCAGTTGCACTTATAGCGGCAAGCATCCTTCAAGTTTTCCTTCTGAAACGCATGTTTGAACGAAAACTTGGAACATCCAGAGTCTAA
- the LOC107955333 gene encoding uncharacterized protein, with amino-acid sequence MSASINLICCNFSYVPQNSSKFKTLIRARNLSQQSPLLSKRSSNSSVFLKLNNRIALVSPFQQKGVLQICQSSLNTQNSEEEAGQDKGLSVDNGKEGRDWTTSILLFVLWGALMYYVFNLSPNQTPSRDMYFLKKLLNLKGDDGFRMNEVLVSQWYIMGLWPLVYSMLLLPTGRSSKNNIPAWPFLVLSFFGGVYALLPYFVLWSPPPPPVDENELEKWPLNFLESKLTAGMVLAAGIGLIIYAGLANADIWREFYQYFRESKFIHIMSLDFTLLSAFAPFWVYNDMTARKWYDKGFWLLPLSLVPILGPALYLVLRPSLSDLPVTVSKTTSE; translated from the exons ATGTCAGCAAGCATCAACCTAATCTGTTGCAACTTCTCTTACGTACCTCAAAACTCTTCCAAGTTCAAAACTTTAATCCGAGCTAGAAACCTTAGCCAACAAAGTCCTTTACTTTCCAAAAGATCCTCAAATTCCTCAGTCTTCCTTAAACTCAACAACCGTATTGCCTTAGTTTCCCCATTTCAGCAAAAGGGTGTTCTTCAAATATGTCAAAGTTCCTTAAACACCCAGAATTCTGAAGAAGAAGCGGGTCAGGATAAAGGGCTCTCGGTTGATAATGGTAAAGAAGGAAGGGATTGGACAACCTCGATTTTGCTTTTTGTGTTGTGGGGTGCCCTCATGTACTATGTTTTCAATCTCTCACCGAACCAAACGCCG TCAAGGGATATGTATTTTTTGAAAAAGCTTCTAAATTTGAAGGGGGATGATGGTTTTAGGATGAATGAAGTACTTGTGTCCCAATGGTACATAATGGGACTGTGGCCATTGGTGTACAGCATGCTGCTGCTTCCAACAGGCAGAAG CTCGAAAAACAACATTCCTGCCTGGCCGTTTCTAGTACTTTCTTTCTTCGGTGGGGTATATGCTCTTTTGCCATATTTTGTTCTTTGGAgtccaccaccaccacctgttGATGAAAATGAGCTTGAAAAATGGCCTTTGAATTTTCTGGAATCAAAATTAACCGCTGGG ATGGTGCTTGCTGCAGGAATAGGATTAATAATTTATGCAGGTCTAGCAAATGCTGATATTTGGAGAGAGTTTTACCAATACTTCAGGGAAAGCAAATTT ATTCACATCATGAGCCTTGATTTTACTCTACTATCTGCCTTTGCCCCTTTTTGGGTTTATAATGATATGACTGCTCGTAAATG GTATGACAAAGGTTTTTGGCTTCTGCCCCTATCATTGGTGCCAATCTTAGGTCCTGCTCTATATCTTGTCTTACGGCCATCGCTATCAGATTTACCTGTTACAGTTAGCAAAACTACATCCGAGTAA